A section of the Agarivorans litoreus genome encodes:
- a CDS encoding ISAs1 family transposase, whose amino-acid sequence MNLIEHLSVVEDTRSDINQKHNLIDVMFLVISAIASGCEGWQDIEFFGEEKLDWLRKYRPFEHGIPRRHTIARILRSVVAESLLEALALWINEQRTTQNKPIIAFDGKVLRGSYRNDRKTALQLVTAYDTERGLVLSQKPTETKNGEISIVRQMLDVINVKGSVVTVDALHCQRETLEKIKEKQAHVVVQVKNNQPKLRAAVVEQFQAIFDAGKEKIVTEVKEKKHGRSEERYVFQIKAKLPDELAKKWPTIRSIIAVERHRVINGKGTVDTSYYISSLSPNHKLLGHYIRQHWRIENSQHYVLDVVFKEDSSRITLDGAVENIALSRRFVMNMLKQCECGAPSQKVKLKKAGWNDDYRARVFFGL is encoded by the coding sequence TTGAACCTTATTGAACACTTATCTGTTGTAGAAGATACTCGATCGGACATCAACCAGAAACACAACCTTATTGATGTTATGTTCCTTGTGATCAGCGCTATCGCATCGGGATGCGAAGGTTGGCAAGACATTGAATTTTTTGGAGAAGAAAAACTCGACTGGTTAAGAAAATATCGACCATTCGAGCATGGCATCCCTCGAAGACACACGATAGCTCGCATCTTGCGTTCCGTTGTTGCGGAATCTTTGCTTGAAGCTTTGGCTCTTTGGATTAACGAACAACGAACTACTCAGAACAAACCCATTATCGCTTTTGACGGAAAGGTTCTACGGGGCTCCTATCGTAACGACAGGAAAACAGCATTGCAGTTGGTCACGGCTTACGACACCGAGCGTGGCCTCGTTCTAAGCCAAAAGCCGACTGAGACTAAAAATGGTGAAATAAGCATTGTTCGTCAAATGCTTGATGTCATTAATGTAAAGGGTAGTGTTGTCACGGTTGATGCACTGCATTGCCAGCGTGAAACACTAGAAAAAATCAAAGAAAAACAAGCGCATGTTGTTGTCCAGGTTAAGAATAATCAGCCCAAGCTTAGAGCGGCTGTTGTGGAGCAGTTCCAAGCGATTTTTGATGCAGGTAAAGAGAAAATAGTCACCGAGGTCAAAGAGAAAAAACATGGTCGCAGCGAAGAGCGATACGTATTTCAGATAAAGGCCAAATTGCCCGACGAATTGGCGAAGAAATGGCCGACGATAAGAAGCATCATAGCAGTGGAACGCCATCGTGTGATCAATGGTAAAGGTACTGTAGATACCTCTTACTACATTAGTTCTTTGTCGCCAAACCACAAACTACTGGGCCATTATATTCGCCAGCATTGGCGGATTGAGAACAGCCAACATTATGTTTTAGATGTTGTTTTTAAAGAAGATAGCTCTCGTATTACTTTAGATGGTGCCGTTGAAAACATTGCGTTATCTAGACGTTTTGTGATGAATATGCTCAAGCAATGCGAATGTGGTGCGCCGAGCCAAAAAGTGAAGCTGAAGAAAGCGGGTTGGAACGATGATTATAGGGCAAGAGTCTTCTTTGGGTTATAA
- a CDS encoding carbohydrate-binding module family 20 domain-containing protein encodes MKYKTKANAINTCLLGTSLAVFSQLTSADVILHAFDWRYSEVAEKAAEIADIGYKNVLVAPPLKSDSSNTQWWARYQPQDYRVIDNNRGNKEDFQNMINALKAHGVNTYADIVINQMANERGNSTYFPGSDTLNNYASNSDYWNRQKLFGDLNNNLFSPGDFHAGFCITNWTDVWESMNGRICGGNGDPGLPDLDPNDWVRAQQKNYVQAIKNMGVTGFRIDAAKHMTTWHINQVFDANIKQDMYLFGEIITGAGAGNADYDTFLEPYLRETSHSAYDFPLLKTLRDAFDVNGSLEALANPKSWGGAIDGMRALTFTITHDIPSNDGFRYQIMSESNEHLAYAYIMGRQEGVPMVFSDATGVDNGRWVNDYKQDNLKAMVKFHNGVQGADEEVLYTDQCAIVLRRGDAGVMGINKCGYAKDISINASNLNSAKNYVDVFSGSSFKVNSSYHTVNVPAGSARMWLAETGGVIDPTDEVDVSFTCNNGNTNMGDSVYAVGNNAALGNWQAASAVLLSPTSYPTWTGTIKLPKATDIEWKCIIRNETDPSNVIQWQSGANNAVNTGNGASTAGSF; translated from the coding sequence ATGAAATACAAAACTAAAGCGAATGCTATAAATACGTGTCTATTGGGTACTTCATTGGCTGTGTTTTCACAGCTGACCAGTGCTGATGTTATTTTACATGCCTTTGATTGGCGATATTCAGAGGTTGCAGAAAAGGCAGCTGAAATCGCAGATATTGGTTATAAGAATGTCTTAGTAGCGCCGCCACTGAAGTCGGATAGCAGCAACACTCAGTGGTGGGCACGCTATCAGCCGCAAGATTATCGAGTCATCGATAATAACCGCGGTAATAAAGAAGATTTCCAAAACATGATTAATGCCTTGAAAGCACACGGAGTAAATACCTATGCTGACATCGTGATTAATCAGATGGCCAATGAGCGTGGAAACTCTACCTACTTCCCAGGCAGTGATACCCTTAATAACTATGCAAGTAACAGTGATTACTGGAATAGACAAAAACTGTTTGGTGATTTGAATAATAACCTGTTTTCTCCTGGTGATTTCCACGCCGGCTTCTGTATCACCAACTGGACAGATGTTTGGGAATCAATGAACGGCCGTATCTGCGGTGGTAATGGCGACCCGGGTTTACCAGATTTAGATCCTAATGATTGGGTTCGTGCACAGCAAAAGAACTATGTTCAAGCGATTAAAAACATGGGCGTTACGGGTTTTCGTATTGATGCTGCCAAACACATGACTACTTGGCATATCAACCAAGTGTTCGACGCTAACATCAAACAAGATATGTATTTATTTGGTGAAATTATCACTGGTGCTGGTGCGGGTAACGCTGATTACGATACCTTCTTAGAACCTTACTTACGTGAAACCTCGCACAGTGCTTACGACTTCCCACTATTAAAAACATTACGTGATGCCTTTGATGTTAACGGTAGCTTAGAAGCTTTAGCTAATCCCAAATCTTGGGGTGGGGCTATTGATGGCATGCGTGCATTAACTTTCACTATTACCCATGATATTCCAAGCAACGATGGCTTCCGTTATCAAATCATGAGTGAAAGCAATGAACACCTCGCTTACGCTTATATTATGGGTCGCCAAGAAGGTGTGCCAATGGTATTTAGTGATGCGACCGGTGTTGATAATGGCCGTTGGGTAAATGATTACAAACAAGACAACCTTAAAGCCATGGTTAAATTCCACAATGGCGTTCAAGGTGCTGACGAAGAAGTATTGTATACCGATCAATGTGCCATTGTTTTGCGCCGTGGCGATGCTGGCGTAATGGGTATTAACAAATGTGGTTATGCCAAAGACATTAGCATTAACGCGAGTAATTTAAACAGCGCTAAAAACTATGTTGATGTATTCAGTGGCTCAAGCTTTAAGGTTAACAGTTCTTACCACACCGTTAATGTGCCTGCTGGCTCAGCAAGAATGTGGCTGGCAGAAACCGGTGGCGTTATTGACCCAACAGATGAAGTAGACGTTAGCTTCACTTGTAACAACGGCAATACCAATATGGGTGATAGCGTTTATGCGGTTGGTAACAATGCTGCATTGGGTAACTGGCAAGCTGCTAGCGCGGTGTTATTAAGCCCAACAAGCTACCCAACTTGGACTGGCACCATCAAACTTCCTAAAGCGACGGATATCGAATGGAAATGTATTATTCGTAACGAAACTGACCCTAGCAA